A single window of Xylocopa sonorina isolate GNS202 chromosome 5, iyXylSono1_principal, whole genome shotgun sequence DNA harbors:
- the LOC143423793 gene encoding vanin-like protein 1, with the protein MEMREKLGALGFLLILVDLSYQGTEQDRSNYYTAAVVEFSPIYKGNAAVTLKENTDAYVKYIEKAKQQNADIIVFPEDGLTSLNMPERSRMDAWTTVVPPVLDEYTPCTGNAVNVSETLKTLSCAALQNRIYVVINIAEKEICEPNDDQCSDGIRYHNTNVAFDRTGKIIARYRKVNLYMEWRFDRTKSPEIVTFDTDFGVRFGTFTCFDILFPVPALNLTRIEGISDIVFPTAWFSEIPFLTAVQTQFGWSFAEDVNLLVAGYHQPDIGNAGSGIYLGRNGIANVTMTRNPENRLLISRVPKRTRSEKNGKAECSTIVDKKEEGKVEMSFSGEQCAVSPTVTDGIANAFYDSERKGDGTDWIRLLHDNLTTFESLPVNFSMDKSICQQNFCCHFHARTPLVSNPSSIVYHAVVYNGVRLYGTEVEAGVRLCAVIQCANDSILSCNSISQSNITFTALSVTATFDDDYSNMLAMPSMLEPSLLPTGHWTYAKRADGKQTNLTVALNESTNDLVTFGIYTRDFARDKWNRN; encoded by the exons ATGGAAATGCGTGAAAAATTGGGTGCACTCGGATTCTTGCTAATCCTCGTCGATCTTTCGTATCAG GGAACCGAACAAGATCGGTCGAATTATTACACCGCAGCTGTAGTAGAATTTTCGCCGATTTATAAGGGGAATGCAGCGGTAACCTTAAAAGAGAACACCGACGCGTACGTTAAGTACATAGAGAAAGCGAAACAACAG AACGCCGACATCATCGTATTTCCGGAAGATGGATTGACGTCGCTCAATATGCCTGAGAGATCGCGAATGGATGCCTGGACGACGGTAGTTCCTCCTGTTCTAGACGAATATACACCCTGCACAGGAAATGCTGTCAACGTTAGCGAA ACGTTGAAGACGTTGTCGTGTGCAGCGCTACAAAATCGTATCTACGTGGTGATAAATATCGCGGAGAAAGAAATTTGCGAGCCCAACGACGATCAATGTTCAGACGGTATACGTTACCACAATACCAACGTTGCGTTTGATCGAACGGGAAAAATAATAGCCAG ATATCGCAAAGTAAATCTTTATATGGAATGGCGATTTGATAGAACAAAGTCACCGGAAATTGTCACTTTTGATACCGACTTCGGCGTTAGATTTGGTACGTTCACATGTTTCGACATATTATTCCCGGTACCAGCATTGAATTTGACTAGAATAGAAGGAATTTCGGATATCGTATTTCCAACCGCCTGGTTCTCGGAAATTCCATTTTTAACGG CCGTTCAAACGCAATTTGGATGGTCCTTTGCAGAAGACGTGAATCTACTGGTAGCTGGATATCATCAACCAGATATTGGAAACGCCGGAAGCGGCATTTATTTAG GTCGCAACGGAATAGCTAACGTGACAATGACTCGCAACCCTGAGAATCGGCTATTGATCTCTCGAGTCCCGAAAAGGACTCGGTCCGAGAAAAACGGGAAAGCAGAGTGTTCAACGATAGTGGACAAGAAGGAAGAAGGAAAAGTAGAAATGTCTTTCTCTGGAGAGCAATGCGCTGTGTCACCAACTGTGACCGACGGTATTGCGAACGCGTTTTACGACAGCGAAAGGAAAGGAGACGGGACCGATTGGATACGTTTGTTACACGATAACCTTACAACGTTTGAATCTCTTCCGGTAAACTTTTCGATGGACAAGAGTATTTGTCAGCAGAACTTTTGTTGCCATTTTCATGCTCGTACGCCACTCGTCTCTAATCCGTCCTCTATTGTTTACCATGCGGTAGTCTACAACGGGGTTCGCCTCTACGGTACTGAAGTAGAAGCTGGTGTTCGGCTGTGTGCAGTGATACAGTGCGCCAACGATTCGATACTCTCTTGCAATTCTATTTcccaatctaacattacctttacCGCTTTAAGCGTGACAGCAACATTCGATGACGATTATTCAAATATGTTGGCGATGCCCAGTATGCTTGAGCCGTCGCTGTTGCCTACCGGGCATTGGACGTACGCGAAACGCGCGGATGGGAAACAAACCAACTTGACGGTTGCCCTAAACGAATCGACGAACGATCTCGTTACCTTTGGCATCTATACTCGAGATTTTGCCAGAGACAAGTGGAACCGTAATTAA